Part of the Tribolium castaneum strain GA2 chromosome 4, icTriCast1.1, whole genome shotgun sequence genome is shown below.
CCATCTTTGACACTAAAAAACCATTATTTTGGAATAATTAAGAGTCTAGAACTCACTTATGAAAAATGCTGCTTTATCAAGAGTGTTGTAAAGGGCCCAGAAATTGGGGGCCCAATACGCGTGGCAGAGGCCCCTTTTGAAGGGAAACAACCGCGCGAAAACTTGGCCCAGTTGGTTGTGGAATGGTAGAAACGTTGCGAGAAAAACAGCCAAGACTGTGGATCCCAACAtgatgaaatttttgatttggaaTTTGGAATGTTTAGAGTTGAGACAGTAGTTTTTGAGGAAGAAGACGAAATAAGCCGGtgctaaataaatgtaaatgtgcTTCATGTTCAAAAGGACTGCGAACCAAAATCCCGATAATAAATATCTCCcctgaaataaattatttatttttttgttgttgcatttttttttaaacctgtATTGCATATGCGAGTGATAATAACAGAATGCCATACAAAATTCCATTGTACTGGAAATGTATGTGATCCACCATGATTAAGCCACAGTTTGTGATGAGCAAAATAGGGAGAACAACGTCGGTCCTCCAACTTTTTTGAATGGAGCTGCAGCACCTTAAATATTTCTGTGTTAAAACTACATAAATTATCAAAACAGCCCCCTTAACAAGTTGGACCTTTGTGTTTAAGTCGCATCTCGAAAttttcatattaaaaaaaaataaataaataaaaataaaaatagtaggGGGCACCACGTTAGggaaaatgattttattttcgtaGTTTCGAAACAGAGAGTAACTTTTTGCTCGTTTAATGTCATAcccttttttattacaatttttaattaactaaaaaaccgCGAAATCCGAAAAATCAGGGGGCTGTGAGAAAACTCTTACTTGTGTGTTCCGTAAGCAAACACTAGATCAGTGAAAATCACAGACAATCTTTGAAACAAAATCGTCTCATCAGACGCATAGTTCAGGTTTTGTACTATCAGCATCTTCTTATCAAAACAGGACGCAATTAAAGAcaacaaatattcaaaataGGCGAAAAGGGGTGGATAATCAAGGGTCCACTCGGACGTATTTTCATAATACCATTGTTTTAAAGGTAAACTGTGGGTGATAGCCATCCAGTTTCTGTGAACTTCGAAGTCTGTAGACCGGCTAAAAGTGGTCTAAATTAGTTTTAATCACAAGGGGGCTGAGGCTTACTAAGCCGGTATCAGGAGCAGCTTGAGACATAACGTGAGAAAAGTGGCCGTGAAAATCATTATAGGGATGGAGTTTTTGGAAGGTGTTTACCACTGGATGTTATCATATCACTATCACAGAAAATATTGCAACGACTAGATGTTGAGGTTATGTAACTGTCAACACAACATGTGTCAGTGTCAACGGCTTGTGGTGACATCTGTTGaccattgttaattttttgcatttttttgcattaataattaaaatatgcaaaatttgGAGTActtctaattatttaaatgttatgGCGATTAAGATGCTATTGTGCTTTTGCACATTCTTGTATTAACTTAGTTAGCTTATAGGAATCTGTATTGTAGTTACGGACAAACGGCACTGATTTCAAATTATTCCCGCTTCTATTCAATTTTACCAGTAAAAGATGACCCAAAAGTGTATCCCACTTGCGTTTAATAAATGGGTCAAAGCTATTAAGTCGTTTTAATTCCTCACCCACCTACTCTTGCAAATGAATGACTTACCCATTATTGTGCCACACCGAACAAGCTGCATTTTTAATTACCATAATTaggttttgtttattattttcaaatacctAATTCCCTATTTCCGAGCTATATTGAATtagaaatgataaatttaatcCAATTACTGGAAGCCTCTTTACTTGACTTTTAAGGCTTCATTATGCTTAGTTCGTTAGTCATTGTTGTAGTTTATTGCAAACTAGTCGTAGTTAGACGATGTGTGTGTTTTCCAGTGTATTTCTTAATTAGTTAAAATGGTACGTgtaaaagttaattaattttaaatcaattttaattttaggacGTGATTAACTTTTGCCGCTTTGGCTACGTTCTAATCCTTGCAAGTTTTTTCCTAATGATTTGGATTTCGTTAACTGGGGCGCGTGAAATAGATTTAGTGCGTTATCCTTCCTGTTATTTTAATTCACTGTGTGCATGTTCAAAAAGTGGCCCCGATTTAGGCATAGTTAGGTGTCAAAACATCCACTTGCCCCGAATTCCAGAAACTGTAAATATCTCCAAAGTGTTTATGCTACACCTGGAAAATAACAATTTGAAAGTCCTTGAGCcgtattttttgcaaagtaCAGGTCAGATCCGGTCAATAAaaccaaacaaaataaaatcgttTTATTCTACAGGGTTGTATAAAATTGTGATAAGCAAGAATCCTCTATCATACATTCCTGATGAAACATTTCTGGGGCTTGAACGGTCCTTGTGGGAATTAGACCTGAGCCACAATCAATTAACACGTGTTCCAAACCGCGCAATACGATATTTACGAAAACTGAGATATTTAAACTTGAGAGGGAACAATATTGCAAGGATATCGCCCGAAAATTGGAGAGGACTTGAGAACTCTCTCACAACTTTGATTCTCACTGATAATTACATTACCCATTTGCCGACCGACTCATTCTCTGGTTTACCAATGGTTGAGACAATCGATTTGAGAGGAAACAACTTGAAAGAAATCGA
Proteins encoded:
- the xit gene encoding probable dolichyl pyrophosphate Glc1Man9GlcNAc2 alpha-1,3-glucosyltransferase — its product is MIFTATFLTLCLKLLLIPAYRSTDFEVHRNWMAITHSLPLKQWYYENTSEWTLDYPPLFAYFEYLLSLIASCFDKKMLIVQNLNYASDETILFQRLSVIFTDLVFAYGTHKCCSSIQKSWRTDVVLPILLITNCGLIMVDHIHFQYNGILYGILLLSLAYAIQGRYLLSGFWFAVLLNMKHIYIYLAPAYFVFFLKNYCLNSKHSKFQIKNFIMLGSTVLAVFLATFLPFHNQLGQVFARLFPFKRGLCHAYWAPNFWALYNTLDKAAFFIMSKMGFLAKKSSVASMTGGLVQEFSHEVLPNVTPLVTMILTGVVMLPALIKLWSLNKHPSNFLRCIVLCALSSFLFGWHVHEKAILMAIIPLSILSIMDLSDAKTFILLGIVGHYSLFPLLFPSSLLVIKVLLLVLYSIYTFHSLSKVYPFAGHNYSFPLLNCTESIYILGFSVVFMYENFLHQFLGLGAKLPYLPLLLTSLYCSLGVIYSWMRFYINFLTRTSVVQTKPNKKVQ